One Methylothermaceae bacteria B42 DNA segment encodes these proteins:
- a CDS encoding anti-sigma factor, whose translation MNTSINDIQVDIVVPNQTRYLSLIGNIGEAIAKELDRYQGDRETLAYHLNLVLTEAMTNAIRHAHHDNSAKTVRVQIHIDHNQLCIKVYDQGQGFDLESIPEPDPGAPVDHGRGLFLIRTLMDEVEYRQGKDANVLIMKKKLS comes from the coding sequence ATGAACACTTCCATTAATGATATTCAAGTAGATATTGTCGTTCCCAATCAAACCCGCTATTTAAGCTTGATTGGTAACATCGGAGAGGCGATTGCCAAGGAGTTGGACCGTTATCAAGGGGATCGAGAGACCTTGGCATATCATCTTAATTTAGTGCTGACCGAAGCTATGACCAATGCCATCCGTCATGCCCATCACGATAATTCCGCGAAAACCGTGCGGGTGCAAATCCATATCGATCATAACCAGCTGTGTATTAAAGTCTATGATCAAGGCCAGGGTTTTGACCTGGAATCCATCCCTGAACCCGATCCCGGCGCCCCAGTTGATCACGGCCGAGGGCTGTTTTTAATCCGTACATTGATGGATGAAGTGGAATACCGCCAGGGTAAGGATGCCAATGTGTTAATCATGAAGAAAAAACTGAGCTAG
- a CDS encoding PrkA family serine protein kinase: MGIFDHYRSRYETSQEEEYTLQEYLEICRDDPSAYATPAERMLLAIGEPELVDTRLDPRLSRIFANKVIKRYPAFADFYGMEDTIEQIVAYFRHAAQGLEEAKQILYLLGPVGGGKSSLAEKLKSLMEKVPFYAIKGSPIHENPLGLFSPEEDGPILEDEYGIPRRYLNTIISPWASKRLHEFNGDITQFKVVKVRPSILDQRAISKTEPGDENNQDISSLVGKVDIRKLETYAQDDPDAYSYSGGLCLGNRGIMEFVEMFKAPIKVLHPLLTATQEGNYKGTEGLPAIPFEGIILAHSNESEWQQFKNNKNNEAFLDRIYVVKVPYCLRVSEEVKIYEKLLRNSSLKEAPCAPHTLQMMAQFAVLSRLKEPENSSIYSKMRVYDGENLKDTDPRAKSYQEYRDFAGVDEGMQGLSTRFAFKILSKVFNFDHSEVAANPVHLLYVLEQQIIQEQYPPEIEERYLGFIKEYLVPRYIDFIGKEIQTAYLESYAEYGQNIFDRYVTYADYWIQDQEYRDPDTGEVFDRRALNEELEKIEKPAGISNPKDFRNEVVNFVLRARAKNAGNNPAWTSYEKLRRVIEKKMFANTEELLPVISFNAKSSAEDKKKHEDFVNRMVEKGYTPKQVRLLSEWYLRVRKST; this comes from the coding sequence ATGGGGATCTTCGACCATTACCGTTCCCGATATGAAACAAGTCAAGAGGAAGAATATACCCTCCAAGAATATTTAGAAATTTGCCGTGACGACCCATCCGCCTACGCCACACCGGCGGAACGCATGTTGCTCGCCATTGGCGAGCCAGAATTGGTGGACACCCGTCTCGACCCGCGCCTGAGCCGCATTTTCGCCAACAAAGTCATCAAACGCTATCCCGCCTTTGCCGACTTTTACGGCATGGAGGATACCATCGAACAAATCGTGGCCTATTTCCGCCATGCGGCTCAGGGCCTGGAAGAAGCCAAACAAATTCTATATCTGTTAGGGCCCGTTGGGGGCGGTAAATCCTCCCTGGCGGAAAAACTCAAGAGCCTGATGGAAAAAGTCCCATTCTATGCCATCAAGGGCTCACCTATCCATGAAAACCCGCTGGGCCTGTTTTCTCCCGAAGAAGATGGCCCTATTTTGGAAGACGAATACGGCATTCCACGCCGTTATCTGAACACCATCATCTCTCCCTGGGCTTCCAAGCGCCTGCATGAGTTCAATGGGGACATTACCCAATTTAAGGTAGTCAAAGTCCGTCCTTCCATTCTCGATCAACGGGCCATTTCCAAAACCGAGCCCGGGGACGAAAACAACCAGGATATTTCTTCTCTGGTCGGCAAGGTGGATATCCGCAAGCTGGAAACCTATGCCCAGGACGATCCCGACGCTTATAGCTATTCCGGCGGTTTGTGCCTGGGTAACCGCGGCATCATGGAATTCGTGGAGATGTTCAAAGCGCCCATCAAGGTCCTGCATCCCTTACTAACCGCCACCCAGGAAGGCAACTACAAAGGCACCGAAGGACTGCCTGCTATTCCTTTCGAAGGCATCATTCTGGCCCACTCCAATGAATCGGAATGGCAACAATTCAAAAACAACAAAAACAACGAAGCCTTTCTCGACCGCATCTATGTCGTCAAAGTCCCCTACTGCCTGAGAGTCTCGGAGGAAGTCAAAATCTACGAAAAACTGCTCCGCAACAGTTCTTTGAAGGAAGCCCCCTGCGCCCCCCATACCTTGCAAATGATGGCGCAATTCGCGGTATTGTCCCGGCTGAAGGAACCGGAAAACTCCAGCATCTACTCGAAGATGCGGGTCTATGACGGGGAAAACCTCAAGGACACCGACCCCCGCGCCAAATCCTATCAGGAGTACCGGGATTTCGCCGGCGTGGATGAAGGCATGCAGGGGCTCTCCACCCGCTTCGCCTTCAAAATTCTTTCCAAGGTCTTCAACTTCGACCACTCTGAGGTCGCCGCCAACCCGGTCCATCTTCTTTATGTCCTGGAACAACAGATCATTCAGGAACAATACCCGCCTGAAATCGAAGAGCGCTATCTCGGCTTTATCAAGGAATATCTGGTGCCGCGCTATATCGATTTCATCGGCAAGGAAATCCAGACCGCCTATCTGGAATCCTACGCCGAATACGGCCAGAATATCTTCGACCGCTATGTCACCTACGCCGATTACTGGATTCAGGACCAGGAATACCGCGACCCCGACACCGGCGAAGTGTTCGACCGCCGCGCCCTCAACGAAGAGCTGGAGAAGATCGAAAAACCCGCAGGGATCAGCAACCCTAAGGACTTCCGCAACGAAGTGGTCAACTTCGTGCTGCGGGCCAGGGCCAAGAACGCAGGCAACAATCCGGCCTGGACCAGCTACGAAAAGTTGCGTAGAGTCATTGAAAAGAAAATGTTCGCCAACACCGAGGAACTGCTGCCGGTGATTTCCTTCAACGCCAAATCTTCCGCGGAGGACAAGAAGAAGCACGAGGATTTCGTCAACCGCATGGTGGAAAAGGGCTACACGCCCAAGCAGGTCCGGCTGTTGAGCGAATGGTATTTGAGAGTCCGCAAATCCACTTGA
- a CDS encoding anti-anti-sigma factor — MKLQIDKQKDWRILRLLEPRLDAHNSGELKDRILKLLENGEKDLIIDLSEVRFIDSSGLGALLSGYKNANLHQGRLVLAGPQPRVRSMFELTRLNQVFDIYASVDEALAEN; from the coding sequence ATGAAGCTGCAAATTGACAAGCAAAAAGACTGGAGAATCCTCCGTCTCTTGGAGCCGCGCCTGGATGCTCATAATTCTGGTGAGTTAAAAGACCGGATCCTCAAACTTTTGGAAAATGGCGAAAAAGATTTGATAATAGATTTATCCGAAGTGCGTTTCATTGATAGCTCAGGACTCGGCGCGCTTCTCTCCGGTTACAAAAACGCCAACCTCCACCAAGGCCGTTTGGTGTTGGCAGGACCTCAACCCCGGGTCCGGTCGATGTTCGAATTGACCCGTCTCAATCAAGTGTTCGACATTTATGCCAGCGTTGACGAAGCGTTGGCTGAGAATTAA
- a CDS encoding glycosyl transferase family 1, translating into MPHNPPADLMLILEGTYPYVRGGVSSWVANIIKGLPEISFSLVFIGSRQQDYGKKSYDMPDNIVHYEEHFLYDSPPPPAVPPKISPKQFQCVEKFHSELRELLDHKNAPVPDLSRTVKDNPEVFNESTFLHSKASWNFISECFHKYSTEPSFIDYFWTVRNLHQPLWVLLKLVRTLPPAAAYHSVSTGYAGFLGAMLQHSRNAPYILMEHGIYTKERRIDLLAADWIADNRNPFQHNPMQLSYLREMWIRFFEALGKFAYDSANPIISLYNEARQRQIDDGADPYRTMIIPNGVNIERLAPLREQRPFPPPPVLCLLGRVVPIKDIKTFIRAMRTVANRLPEAEGWIVGPTDEDPDYFEECQQLVTSLGLKDKVKFLGFQKITDILPQSGVLVLSSISEGLPLVILEAYASGLPCISTDVGSCRELIEGRTPEDHAIGPSGKVVGIADPAALAGAALELLTNPEKWRRAQQAAITRVETYYTEHQMLSRFREIYTEAIEHGRYRLRTTETS; encoded by the coding sequence ATGCCACATAATCCTCCTGCTGATTTAATGCTGATCCTAGAGGGCACTTACCCTTACGTCCGTGGCGGAGTTTCCTCGTGGGTGGCCAATATTATCAAAGGTTTGCCTGAAATCAGTTTTTCTCTGGTTTTTATTGGCTCCCGCCAGCAGGATTACGGGAAAAAATCCTATGACATGCCGGACAATATTGTCCATTATGAGGAACATTTCCTTTATGACAGCCCGCCACCGCCTGCTGTCCCTCCCAAAATATCCCCAAAGCAATTTCAATGTGTGGAAAAATTCCACAGCGAACTGCGCGAACTGCTCGACCACAAGAACGCCCCGGTGCCGGATCTATCCCGCACGGTTAAAGACAATCCAGAAGTCTTTAACGAATCCACATTCTTGCATAGCAAGGCCAGTTGGAATTTCATCAGCGAGTGTTTTCATAAATACAGCACCGAGCCTTCTTTCATCGACTATTTCTGGACCGTACGCAATCTGCATCAGCCTCTATGGGTATTACTGAAGCTGGTCCGCACACTGCCGCCAGCGGCAGCGTATCATAGCGTTTCCACTGGCTACGCTGGCTTCCTCGGGGCCATGCTCCAACACAGCCGCAACGCACCTTATATCCTGATGGAACACGGTATTTATACCAAGGAGCGCCGGATCGATCTCCTGGCGGCTGACTGGATTGCCGACAACCGCAATCCCTTTCAACACAATCCTATGCAACTGAGCTATTTGCGGGAAATGTGGATCCGTTTTTTCGAAGCGCTGGGCAAGTTTGCCTACGACAGCGCCAATCCCATTATTAGCCTGTATAACGAAGCCCGTCAGCGGCAGATTGACGATGGCGCCGATCCCTATCGCACCATGATTATCCCCAATGGGGTAAACATCGAGCGTCTTGCGCCGCTACGGGAGCAAAGACCCTTTCCCCCCCCGCCAGTCCTGTGCTTGTTGGGCCGGGTTGTTCCCATCAAGGATATCAAAACCTTTATCCGCGCCATGCGCACGGTGGCCAATCGCCTTCCGGAAGCGGAGGGTTGGATTGTCGGCCCCACCGATGAAGACCCGGATTACTTTGAAGAGTGCCAGCAATTAGTCACCAGCCTGGGACTCAAAGACAAAGTCAAGTTCTTGGGTTTCCAGAAAATCACCGACATTCTCCCTCAATCCGGCGTACTGGTACTCAGCTCCATCAGCGAAGGGCTGCCCCTTGTTATTCTCGAAGCTTACGCCAGCGGTTTGCCCTGTATTTCAACGGACGTCGGCTCATGCCGGGAACTGATTGAAGGACGCACCCCGGAAGACCATGCCATCGGCCCTTCCGGCAAAGTCGTCGGTATTGCCGACCCCGCGGCATTGGCCGGGGCGGCCCTGGAGCTTTTAACCAACCCCGAGAAGTGGCGCCGAGCTCAGCAAGCGGCGATTACCCGGGTTGAAACTTATTACACGGAACACCAAATGCTTTCCCGATTCCGGGAGATTTATACCGAGGCGATCGAACATGGCCGGTATCGGCTTCGAACTACGGAAACTTCTTAA
- a CDS encoding SpoVR family protein, which yields MSDNKPITTSSEWTFPLLERFDSEIARIAEIFGLDTYPNQIEVISSEQMMDAYASCGLPVYYHHWSFGKQFLSIEKNYKRGQMGLAYELVINSNPCIAYLMEENTMLMQALVIAHACYGHNSFFKNNYLFKTWTSADAIVDYLVFAKNYISECEERYGDEAVEEILDACHALMNYGVDRYRKPPPLSLKEEQLRQKERAEYLQSQVNELWLKTVPQKLAKASDSSERYPPEPEENLLYFIEKNAPLLEPWQREIVRIVRKIAQYLYPQRHTKVMNEGWATFWHYTILNQLYDEGLINEGFMLEFLETHTNVVYQPPFDSKYYSGINPYALGFTMMRDIQRICQNPTEEDKHWFPDIAGSDWLETLDFTMRNFKDDSFIAQYLSPTVIREFKLFSVLDDDEEEELEITAIHDDEGYQEIRHQLSEHYNLGNLEPDIQVYSVDTRGDRSLTLRHYQHHRRPLAETADEVLKHIYRLWGFKVRLETVDPNGKVKWCVECGS from the coding sequence ATGAGTGACAATAAACCAATCACCACCAGTTCCGAATGGACATTCCCCTTGCTGGAACGGTTTGATTCGGAAATCGCCCGCATCGCCGAAATTTTTGGCCTCGATACCTACCCCAACCAGATTGAGGTCATCTCCTCCGAGCAAATGATGGACGCTTATGCCAGTTGCGGCCTGCCAGTCTATTACCACCACTGGTCCTTCGGCAAGCAGTTTTTGTCCATCGAAAAAAACTACAAACGGGGCCAGATGGGGTTGGCTTACGAGTTGGTCATCAATTCCAATCCCTGCATCGCCTATCTCATGGAAGAAAACACCATGCTCATGCAGGCTTTGGTGATCGCCCACGCCTGTTATGGCCATAACTCTTTTTTCAAAAATAATTATCTGTTTAAAACCTGGACTTCCGCCGACGCCATTGTCGATTATCTGGTCTTTGCCAAAAATTATATTTCCGAATGCGAGGAACGCTACGGCGATGAGGCCGTGGAGGAAATCCTCGACGCCTGCCATGCGCTGATGAATTACGGGGTGGACCGTTACCGCAAACCGCCACCGTTGTCCCTCAAGGAAGAACAGCTGCGGCAAAAGGAAAGGGCCGAATACCTGCAATCCCAGGTCAATGAACTGTGGCTGAAAACCGTCCCGCAAAAGCTTGCCAAAGCTTCCGACAGCAGCGAGCGTTATCCGCCGGAACCGGAAGAAAACCTGCTCTATTTCATTGAAAAAAACGCCCCATTGCTGGAACCCTGGCAGCGGGAAATTGTCCGCATCGTGCGCAAGATCGCCCAATATCTCTATCCCCAGCGCCACACCAAAGTCATGAATGAGGGTTGGGCCACCTTCTGGCATTACACCATTTTGAATCAGCTTTATGACGAAGGCTTGATTAACGAGGGCTTCATGCTGGAGTTTCTGGAAACCCACACCAACGTCGTCTACCAACCGCCTTTTGACAGCAAGTATTACAGCGGTATCAACCCTTACGCCTTGGGCTTCACCATGATGCGCGATATCCAGAGAATCTGCCAGAACCCCACCGAAGAAGACAAACACTGGTTTCCCGACATCGCCGGCAGCGACTGGCTGGAAACCCTGGATTTCACCATGCGGAACTTCAAGGACGACAGCTTCATCGCCCAATACCTTTCCCCCACCGTGATCCGGGAATTCAAGCTATTCAGCGTCCTCGATGACGACGAGGAAGAGGAGCTGGAAATCACCGCCATCCATGACGACGAAGGTTACCAGGAAATCCGCCATCAACTTTCCGAACACTATAATCTAGGCAACCTGGAACCGGATATTCAGGTTTACTCGGTGGATACCCGGGGCGACAGGTCACTGACCTTGCGGCATTACCAGCACCACCGCCGCCCCTTGGCGGAAACCGCCGACGAAGTCCTCAAACATATTTACCGCCTGTGGGGTTTCAAAGTCCGGCTGGAAACCGTGGACCCCAACGGCAAGGTCAAATGGTGCGTGGAATGTGGCTCCTAA